The proteins below are encoded in one region of Amycolatopsis magusensis:
- a CDS encoding polysaccharide pyruvyl transferase family protein — translation MRVLLTGWPSFLDGEATAGDVLSLRSVRTALTSAGIDSETAWSPAFQPGALRLEDADSARYTHVVFVCGPAHGEQVRRLHERFPDCRRIAAGVSVIDPADPAVTGFHQVLARDEPGGARPDLAWSAGTSHTPVIGVALAPGQREYGEKRRHDAVHESLGTWLNELDCARLPVDTRLDTRDWRNCATPDQFASLLGRLDALVTTRLHGLVFGLRAGIPVLAVDPVEGGGKVSAQARALGWPALVDAASAVEPGAFDRWWSWCLSDSGRERAATHERPPEEPMLAELVAGLKGAR, via the coding sequence ATGCGTGTTCTGCTCACCGGCTGGCCCAGTTTCCTCGACGGCGAAGCGACCGCGGGGGACGTGCTGAGCCTCCGCTCGGTCCGCACCGCGCTGACCTCGGCCGGGATCGACAGCGAGACGGCGTGGAGCCCGGCGTTCCAGCCCGGCGCGCTGCGGCTGGAGGACGCGGACTCGGCGCGGTACACGCACGTGGTCTTCGTCTGCGGGCCCGCGCACGGCGAGCAGGTCCGGCGGCTGCACGAGCGGTTCCCGGACTGCCGGCGCATCGCCGCCGGGGTCTCGGTGATCGACCCGGCCGATCCGGCGGTCACCGGGTTCCACCAGGTGCTCGCCCGCGACGAGCCCGGCGGCGCCCGGCCGGACCTCGCGTGGTCCGCGGGCACCAGCCACACCCCGGTCATCGGCGTGGCGCTGGCCCCCGGCCAGCGCGAATACGGCGAGAAACGGCGGCACGACGCGGTGCACGAGTCGCTCGGGACCTGGCTCAACGAGCTCGACTGCGCCCGGCTGCCGGTGGACACCCGGCTCGACACCCGTGACTGGCGCAACTGCGCCACCCCCGACCAGTTCGCCTCGCTGCTGGGCCGGTTGGACGCACTGGTCACCACCCGGCTGCACGGGCTGGTGTTCGGCCTGCGTGCCGGGATCCCGGTGCTCGCGGTCGACCCGGTCGAGGGCGGCGGGAAGGTCTCCGCGCAGGCCAGGGCGCTGGGCTGGCCCGCGCTGGTGGACGCCGCGTCCGCGGTCGAACCCGGCGCCTTCGACCGCTGGTGGTCCTGGTGCCTCTCCGACAGCGGCCGGGAACGCGCGGCCACGCACGAACGCCCACCCGAAGAACCCATGCTCGCCGAACTCGTCGCCGGGTTGAAAGGCGCTCGATGA
- a CDS encoding helix-turn-helix domain-containing protein has translation MDTLELLVHPVRLRIVHALTGDRALTTAELCDRTPDVSKATVYRHVSLLADAGVLEVDGETRVRGAVERRYRLSRERAVIDAVVEPEEHRRGFAVAMTILIAEFNAYLDREHADPAADSVGYRQHAIWLNPAELAELITGLRQAIVPHLNHDPAPDRTQYLLSPILFPIEDAADER, from the coding sequence GTGGATACCTTGGAACTGCTGGTGCACCCGGTGCGGTTGCGGATCGTGCACGCCCTGACCGGGGACCGGGCGCTGACCACGGCCGAGCTGTGCGACCGCACCCCCGACGTGTCGAAGGCGACCGTCTACCGGCACGTCAGCCTCCTGGCCGACGCCGGGGTGCTCGAGGTGGACGGTGAGACGCGCGTGCGCGGCGCGGTCGAACGGCGGTACCGGCTCAGCCGCGAGCGAGCGGTGATCGACGCCGTGGTCGAGCCGGAGGAGCACCGGCGGGGGTTCGCCGTCGCGATGACGATCCTGATCGCCGAGTTCAACGCCTACCTCGATCGCGAGCACGCCGATCCGGCGGCCGACTCGGTCGGCTACCGCCAGCACGCGATCTGGCTCAACCCGGCCGAACTCGCCGAGCTCATCACCGGCCTGCGGCAGGCGATCGTGCCGCACCTGAACCACGATCCCGCGCCGGACCGAACGCAGTACCTGCTCAGCCCGATCCTCTTCCCCATCGAGGACGCCGCCGATGAACGCTGA
- a CDS encoding IclR family transcriptional regulator, whose translation MAGEVPLSAADKTLGVLEALADHSRIADIAVAAGLPKPTVHRILQTLVRHGFARSDGHGSYLGGPRILSLAGRFLQRLDLAEQVRPTLRELQERTGWTVHLALLSGDEAVYVAKLEGAKPYHLASRVGMSLQLHCTSIGKAILATLPDDEVRSLVRRTGLPARTAHTLTSEDALLAELTQVRAQGYAEDHEENEPGVRAVGAAFRDHTGQVLGALSAATLTHPADPDTHIPALVTQAATQTSTALGAP comes from the coding sequence ATGGCAGGTGAGGTCCCGCTGTCGGCGGCGGACAAGACGCTGGGCGTGCTCGAGGCGCTGGCCGACCACTCGCGCATCGCCGACATCGCCGTGGCCGCCGGGTTGCCGAAGCCGACCGTGCACCGGATCCTGCAAACCCTCGTGCGCCACGGTTTCGCGCGCTCGGACGGGCACGGCAGCTACCTCGGCGGGCCGCGGATCCTCAGCCTGGCCGGGCGGTTCCTGCAACGCCTGGACCTCGCCGAACAGGTTCGGCCGACGTTGCGTGAACTCCAGGAACGCACCGGGTGGACCGTGCACCTGGCCCTCCTGTCCGGCGACGAAGCGGTGTACGTGGCGAAACTGGAGGGCGCGAAGCCGTACCACCTGGCGTCGCGGGTCGGCATGAGCCTGCAACTGCACTGCACTTCGATCGGCAAGGCCATCCTGGCCACTCTGCCGGACGACGAGGTCCGCTCCCTCGTCCGGCGCACCGGCCTGCCCGCGCGGACCGCGCACACCCTCACCTCGGAGGACGCCCTACTCGCGGAACTCACCCAGGTACGCGCGCAGGGCTACGCCGAAGACCACGAGGAAAACGAGCCCGGCGTACGTGCCGTCGGCGCCGCCTTCCGCGACCACACCGGCCAGGTGCTCGGCGCCCTCTCCGCCGCCACCCTCACCCACCCCGCCGACCCGGACACCCACATCCCCGCCCTGGTAACCCAAGCCGCCACCCAAACCTCCACCGCCCTAGGCGCCCCCTAA
- a CDS encoding dihydrofolate reductase family protein gives MSKLLYSATMSLDGFIAGPGGDLSWLTAYTGPDPTVDALIPQVGALLVGNRTYRGDDPHHDDPEKAGEAFGGGWSGPQVVLTHHLPAAPVPDVTFADDLGKAVALAKAAADGKYVNVLGADVARQCLAAGELDEVLVFVAPVLLGDGVRLFDHPGATLVRLEHIGPAPLWFRVVR, from the coding sequence GTGAGCAAGCTCCTGTATTCGGCCACCATGTCGCTCGACGGGTTCATCGCCGGCCCCGGCGGCGACCTGTCGTGGCTGACCGCGTACACCGGGCCGGATCCCACGGTCGACGCCCTGATCCCTCAGGTCGGCGCGTTGCTGGTGGGGAATCGGACCTACCGCGGTGACGACCCGCACCACGACGACCCGGAGAAGGCGGGCGAGGCCTTCGGCGGCGGGTGGTCGGGTCCGCAGGTCGTGCTGACCCACCACCTTCCGGCGGCCCCGGTCCCCGACGTCACCTTCGCCGACGACCTCGGCAAGGCCGTCGCACTGGCGAAAGCGGCCGCGGACGGCAAGTACGTCAACGTGCTCGGCGCCGACGTGGCCCGGCAATGCCTCGCCGCCGGTGAACTCGACGAGGTGCTGGTGTTCGTCGCGCCGGTGCTGCTCGGCGACGGGGTCCGCCTGTTCGACCACCCCGGCGCCACGCTCGTCCGGCTGGAGCACATCGGCCCGGCGCCCCTGTGGTTCCGCGTGGTCCGCTAA
- a CDS encoding SDR family NAD(P)-dependent oxidoreductase: MLLANKNAVVYGAGGAMGRAVARAFAEDGATVHLAGRTAAPLEAVAAEITAAGGTAHVGVVDALDQAAVDDHLDEIGHVDISFNLISHGDVHGVPLLDIEIEDFVRPIHTAVVGNFNTMRSAARRMVKQQSGVILTLTSPPAKLVGPLMGGTAVAESAIETFTRCLAAEIGLHGVRVLGLRSEGIPGAWAEDWHTNVFDTPVEATDGLDPEGHANVLAERTMLQRTPTLAEMTSVAVFLASDRAAAMTGTITNMTCGSVPD; encoded by the coding sequence ATGTTGCTAGCGAACAAAAACGCCGTCGTCTACGGGGCAGGCGGAGCCATGGGCCGGGCCGTCGCGCGCGCCTTCGCGGAAGACGGCGCCACGGTCCACCTCGCCGGTCGCACCGCCGCCCCACTCGAAGCCGTCGCGGCCGAGATCACCGCCGCGGGCGGCACCGCGCACGTCGGCGTGGTCGACGCGCTCGACCAGGCCGCAGTGGACGACCACCTCGACGAAATCGGGCACGTGGACATCTCGTTCAACCTCATCTCACACGGCGACGTGCACGGGGTGCCGCTGCTCGACATCGAGATCGAGGACTTCGTGCGGCCGATCCACACCGCGGTGGTGGGGAACTTCAACACCATGCGCTCGGCGGCCCGACGCATGGTCAAGCAGCAGTCCGGGGTGATCCTGACGCTGACCTCGCCGCCCGCGAAGCTCGTCGGCCCGCTGATGGGCGGCACGGCCGTCGCGGAGTCCGCGATCGAGACCTTCACCCGGTGCCTGGCGGCGGAGATCGGCCTGCACGGCGTCCGCGTGCTCGGCCTGCGCTCGGAAGGGATCCCGGGTGCGTGGGCGGAAGACTGGCACACCAACGTGTTCGACACCCCGGTCGAGGCCACCGACGGCCTGGACCCGGAGGGCCACGCGAACGTGCTCGCGGAACGCACCATGCTGCAGCGGACGCCGACGCTGGCCGAAATGACCTCGGTCGCGGTGTTCCTCGCCTCGGACCGGGCGGCCGCCATGACCGGCACCATCACGAACATGACCTGCGGCTCGGTCCCCGACTGA
- a CDS encoding Ldh family oxidoreductase: protein MRVERGELHALAHRVLVRAGAREEAAEGVARSLVLSNLLGHDSHGVRRLPQYLRQIQAGQIDPRAEPRTEFVRLGAVTIHGHRAFGQLAAAHATKELQTLARKQGSGVATIRDCNHIGRLGEYVATLAEHDLVGIAFGNADPTVAPHGGAERRLGTNPLAWAVPRQAGKPPVVMDWATSGVAEGKLAVARDRGESVPEGLVLDGEGRATTNPADFYEGGVLLPFGGHKGYGLSVLIEIVGGLVSGTGIGSMPGYQGGFGTVLLAFDIAAFLPPQQFREQTEEFCAALHRTRRAEGHTEVLVPGEPEERVRQERERDGIPLTDAVWQELHALLRE, encoded by the coding sequence ATGAGGGTGGAGCGGGGAGAGCTGCACGCGCTGGCCCATCGCGTACTGGTGAGAGCCGGGGCGAGGGAGGAGGCGGCGGAGGGGGTGGCGCGGTCTCTCGTGCTGTCCAACCTGCTCGGCCATGATTCGCACGGGGTGCGCAGGTTGCCCCAGTACCTCCGCCAGATCCAAGCCGGACAGATAGACCCCCGAGCCGAACCGCGCACCGAGTTCGTGCGGCTCGGGGCGGTGACGATCCACGGTCACCGTGCCTTCGGGCAGCTCGCCGCGGCTCATGCGACGAAGGAACTCCAGACGCTCGCCAGGAAACAGGGCTCCGGAGTGGCGACCATCCGGGACTGCAACCACATCGGCAGGCTCGGCGAGTACGTGGCCACCCTCGCCGAGCACGACCTCGTCGGCATCGCCTTCGGCAACGCCGATCCGACCGTCGCGCCCCACGGCGGTGCCGAGCGCAGGCTCGGCACCAATCCACTCGCCTGGGCTGTCCCCCGCCAGGCAGGCAAGCCGCCGGTGGTGATGGACTGGGCGACTTCCGGGGTGGCCGAAGGAAAACTCGCCGTAGCGCGCGATCGCGGTGAAAGCGTGCCCGAGGGGCTCGTGCTCGACGGTGAAGGCCGCGCCACGACCAACCCCGCGGATTTCTACGAAGGCGGCGTCCTCCTCCCCTTCGGCGGGCACAAGGGTTACGGCCTCAGCGTGCTGATCGAGATCGTCGGTGGCCTCGTTTCCGGCACCGGTATCGGTAGCATGCCCGGCTACCAAGGCGGGTTCGGCACCGTCCTGCTCGCCTTCGACATCGCGGCTTTCCTGCCACCACAACAGTTCCGCGAGCAAACCGAGGAATTCTGCGCCGCGCTGCACCGAACCAGGCGAGCCGAAGGGCACACCGAAGTGCTCGTCCCCGGCGAACCCGAGGAACGCGTCCGGCAGGAACGCGAACGTGACGGCATCCCGCTCACCGACGCCGTCTGGCAGGAACTGCACGCTCTACTGAGGGAGTAG
- a CDS encoding TylF/MycF/NovP-related O-methyltransferase, with amino-acid sequence MTPWYESQRFLRKLRRFSAGEDAAAEHAEHLELFRRFSAYSLITEELFCDNLALVRERLRDLDGAVVECGTWKGGMAAAMMQLGGPDRSYHFYDSFSDGLPQATPTDGEDAMTWQAATDDPLYFDNLRTKAEDFRALVAEAGFPSVQVHEGWFADTVPQYDGEPIAVLRLDGDWYDSTMVCLENLYPHVRADGIIILDDYDAWDGCSRAVHDYLSATKSTARIRRFGGTGVALLHKVDA; translated from the coding sequence ATGACACCATGGTATGAATCGCAGCGATTTCTGCGCAAACTCCGGCGATTCTCCGCCGGGGAGGACGCGGCCGCCGAGCACGCCGAGCACCTCGAACTCTTCCGCCGGTTTTCGGCGTACAGCCTGATCACCGAGGAGCTGTTCTGCGACAACCTCGCGCTGGTGCGGGAACGGTTGCGTGACCTCGACGGCGCGGTCGTGGAATGCGGTACCTGGAAGGGCGGCATGGCCGCGGCGATGATGCAACTCGGCGGCCCGGACCGCAGTTACCACTTCTACGACTCGTTTTCCGACGGTCTGCCGCAGGCCACGCCGACCGACGGCGAGGACGCGATGACCTGGCAGGCGGCCACCGACGATCCGCTGTACTTCGACAACCTGCGCACCAAGGCCGAGGATTTCCGGGCGCTGGTCGCGGAAGCCGGGTTCCCGTCGGTGCAGGTCCACGAAGGCTGGTTCGCCGACACCGTGCCGCAGTACGACGGGGAGCCGATCGCCGTGCTCCGGCTCGACGGCGACTGGTACGACTCGACCATGGTGTGCCTGGAAAACCTGTACCCGCACGTCCGCGCCGACGGCATCATCATCCTCGACGACTACGACGCCTGGGACGGGTGCAGCCGGGCGGTGCACGACTACCTGTCGGCCACCAAGTCCACCGCGCGCATCCGCCGCTTCGGCGGGACCGGGGTCGCGCTGCTGCACAAAGTGGACGCTTGA
- a CDS encoding NAD-dependent epimerase/dehydratase family protein, translating into MDWNFTRALVTGGAGFVGSHVCARLLSRGTQVVCVDNFATGVRENLWELLETPGFSLVEADVSASPAEPPGEFDLVLHLACPASPRDYLRLPFETLAVGAAGTAWALNVARRHDARFLLASTSEVYGDPERHPQREDYWGNVNPIGPRSVYDEAKRYAEAYTAAARREWGADTTIARIFNTYGPNMRAGDGRMIPAFVTQALRGEPLTVAGTGQQTRSICYVDDTVTGLLALAASGHPGPVNIGNPHELTVLEIAEEVLRLTGSQSEIEYIEAAEDDPRRRCPDIGLAKTELGWAPETAPAEGLRHTIKWFAETNQLLT; encoded by the coding sequence ATGGACTGGAACTTCACCCGGGCACTGGTGACCGGTGGGGCCGGCTTCGTCGGTTCGCACGTCTGCGCGCGCCTGCTGTCGCGCGGCACGCAGGTGGTCTGCGTCGACAACTTCGCCACCGGCGTCCGCGAGAACCTCTGGGAACTCCTGGAGACCCCGGGCTTCAGCCTGGTGGAGGCGGACGTGTCCGCGTCGCCCGCCGAGCCGCCGGGTGAGTTCGACCTGGTCCTGCACCTGGCTTGTCCGGCCTCACCGCGTGACTACCTGCGGTTGCCGTTCGAGACGCTGGCCGTCGGCGCGGCCGGGACCGCGTGGGCGCTGAACGTGGCCCGCCGCCACGACGCGCGCTTCCTGCTCGCCTCGACCAGCGAGGTCTACGGCGACCCCGAACGGCACCCGCAGCGCGAGGACTACTGGGGCAACGTCAACCCGATCGGCCCGCGCAGCGTCTACGACGAGGCCAAGCGCTACGCCGAGGCGTACACGGCGGCCGCGCGGCGGGAGTGGGGAGCCGACACCACGATCGCCCGCATCTTCAACACCTACGGCCCGAACATGCGGGCTGGCGACGGCCGGATGATCCCCGCGTTCGTCACCCAGGCGCTGCGTGGCGAGCCGCTGACCGTGGCCGGTACCGGGCAGCAGACGCGGTCGATCTGCTACGTGGACGACACCGTGACCGGCCTGCTCGCGCTGGCGGCCAGTGGCCACCCGGGACCGGTGAACATCGGCAACCCGCACGAACTGACCGTGCTGGAGATCGCCGAGGAGGTCCTCCGGCTCACCGGCAGCCAGTCGGAGATCGAGTACATCGAGGCCGCCGAGGACGACCCGCGACGGCGCTGCCCGGACATCGGCCTGGCCAAGACGGAACTCGGCTGGGCGCCGGAGACCGCGCCCGCCGAAGGCCTGCGGCACACGATCAAATGGTTCGCGGAAACAAACCAACTGCTCACTTGA
- a CDS encoding RNA polymerase subunit sigma-70, which translates to MNADEFTALAGQHRRELRVHCYRMLGSFDEAEDLVQETFLRAWRGIDGFEGRSTARAWLYKIATNACLDVLAGRSRRVLPHHRTGPSDPRVSFDERHDIPWLQPFPDRLWEPAAPVDDEPDAAVVAGETIELAFLAALQHLPPRQRAALLLRDLLGWPAKQVASQLDTGVTAVNSALQRARATLREHLPERRSEWPRPTERERAVLRKYVDAVERADLAAVAEMLAEDVRTTMPPWPMWLLGRDAVLAALTESWDPASPEYIGRFRMLLIGANHQPAVAGYLRRPGAPDFRPFAISVLRIEGDLVTEADAFHDAGLFPAFGLPEKLPADR; encoded by the coding sequence ATGAACGCTGACGAGTTCACCGCGCTGGCCGGACAGCACCGCCGCGAGCTGCGCGTGCACTGCTACCGGATGCTCGGCTCCTTCGACGAGGCCGAAGACCTGGTGCAGGAGACGTTCCTGCGCGCGTGGCGGGGTATCGACGGTTTCGAAGGCCGCTCGACCGCGCGGGCATGGCTGTACAAGATCGCCACGAACGCCTGCCTCGACGTGCTCGCGGGCCGGTCTCGCCGGGTGCTCCCCCACCACCGCACCGGCCCGTCGGATCCGCGGGTCTCGTTCGACGAGCGCCACGACATCCCTTGGCTGCAACCGTTTCCCGACCGGTTGTGGGAACCCGCCGCGCCGGTCGACGACGAACCGGACGCGGCGGTCGTCGCCGGGGAGACCATCGAACTGGCGTTCCTGGCCGCGCTGCAGCACCTGCCACCCCGCCAGCGCGCCGCCTTGCTCCTGCGCGACCTGCTCGGCTGGCCCGCCAAGCAGGTCGCGTCCCAGTTGGACACCGGGGTGACCGCGGTCAACAGCGCGCTGCAACGGGCGCGGGCCACGCTGCGGGAGCACCTGCCCGAGCGGCGGTCGGAGTGGCCGCGGCCGACCGAGCGCGAACGGGCCGTGCTGCGCAAGTACGTCGACGCGGTCGAGCGCGCCGACCTGGCCGCCGTCGCCGAAATGCTGGCCGAGGACGTGCGGACCACCATGCCGCCGTGGCCGATGTGGCTGCTCGGACGCGACGCGGTGCTCGCCGCGCTGACCGAGAGCTGGGACCCCGCCTCGCCCGAATACATCGGCCGGTTCCGGATGCTGCTCATCGGCGCCAACCACCAGCCCGCCGTCGCTGGCTACCTCCGACGTCCTGGTGCGCCCGACTTCCGGCCGTTCGCGATCTCCGTGCTGCGGATCGAGGGCGACCTGGTGACCGAGGCCGACGCCTTCCACGACGCCGGCCTCTTCCCGGCGTTCGGCCTGCCGGAGAAATTGCCAGCGGACCGATGA
- a CDS encoding cytochrome P450 — protein sequence MGPTRSYPFRDPHRLDLEPEYAELREHEPLSRVRLPHGGNAWLAVRDEHVRVVLADPRFSRAALLGRDVPRTSPRRLTDPTLHTMDPPEHNRLRRLVAAAFTPRRLELLTAQAQRVTDELIDRLEAAGPPADLVSGLAVPLPVTMICHLLGVPLADRDRFTGWIDVALATTAFSPEEIHEAFARLKEYLATLVELRREEPADDLLSALVKGPLSHDELVVLGVTLLYAGLETTSNHIGNFAYTLLTHPRQLAALVAEPGLLDSAIEELLRFTPTVTSGGFTRIATEDVALGDVVVRAGEAVMVQIDAANRDPRRHPCPEDLDLTRKPNPHLAFGHGPHFCVAAQLAKAELRVAIGTLLRRLPGLRLAADPAELPWRRGRMVRGLERFPVTW from the coding sequence ATGGGACCGACGCGCAGTTACCCGTTCCGCGACCCGCACCGGCTCGACCTCGAACCGGAGTACGCCGAACTCCGTGAGCACGAACCGCTGAGTCGCGTCCGCCTGCCCCACGGCGGGAACGCGTGGCTGGCCGTGCGCGACGAGCACGTGCGTGTGGTGCTCGCCGACCCGCGGTTCAGCCGCGCGGCCCTGCTGGGGCGGGACGTGCCGCGCACTTCGCCGCGCCGGCTGACCGATCCGACCCTGCACACCATGGACCCGCCCGAGCACAACCGGCTGCGGCGGCTGGTCGCGGCCGCGTTCACCCCGCGCCGGCTCGAGCTGCTCACCGCGCAGGCGCAGCGGGTCACCGACGAGCTGATCGACCGGCTGGAAGCGGCGGGACCGCCCGCCGACCTGGTCAGCGGGCTGGCGGTGCCGTTGCCGGTCACGATGATCTGCCACCTGCTCGGCGTGCCGCTGGCCGACCGCGACCGGTTCACCGGCTGGATCGACGTCGCACTGGCCACCACGGCGTTCAGCCCGGAGGAGATCCACGAGGCGTTCGCGCGGTTGAAGGAGTACCTGGCGACGCTGGTCGAGCTGCGCCGCGAGGAACCGGCGGACGACCTGCTCAGCGCGCTGGTCAAAGGCCCGCTCAGCCACGATGAACTGGTGGTGCTCGGGGTGACGCTGCTCTACGCGGGTCTCGAGACGACGTCCAACCACATCGGGAACTTCGCGTACACGCTGCTCACCCATCCGCGGCAGCTCGCCGCGCTGGTGGCCGAGCCCGGGCTGCTCGACTCCGCGATCGAGGAACTGCTGCGGTTCACCCCCACGGTGACCTCCGGCGGCTTCACCCGCATCGCCACCGAGGACGTCGCGCTCGGCGACGTGGTGGTCCGGGCTGGTGAGGCGGTGATGGTGCAGATCGACGCGGCGAACCGGGATCCGCGGCGGCACCCGTGCCCCGAAGACCTGGACCTGACGCGGAAACCCAACCCGCACCTGGCGTTCGGGCACGGGCCGCACTTCTGCGTGGCCGCGCAACTGGCGAAGGCGGAGTTGCGCGTGGCGATCGGCACGCTGCTGCGGCGGCTGCCCGGGCTGCGCCTGGCCGCGGACCCGGCGGAGCTGCCGTGGCGGCGGGGCCGGATGGTGCGCGGGCTCGAGCGGTTTCCCGTCACGTGGTGA
- a CDS encoding glycosyltransferase family 2 protein, which translates to MKTTVVIATRNRADELASTLRELSALRPQPPVIVVDNGSTDHTAAVAKAGGAQLISLPENLGAAARNLGVEAARTPYVAFSDDDSWWAPDALAKAELLFDRHARLGLIAAKTLVGPENRPDPVIELMAGSPLGRDAGTPGPAVLGFLACSAIVRKQAYVDCGGFDPLLHFGAEEKLLSYDLAARGWQLCYIEDIVAHHHPSPVRLPAAHRQRLEARNNLLIAWLRRAPKDIVTATFSAPPRALAGAVRRLPRVLRQRRRLPRTVEARVRLLEGSA; encoded by the coding sequence ATGAAGACGACGGTGGTGATCGCGACCCGCAACCGGGCCGACGAACTGGCGAGCACACTGCGGGAGCTGTCCGCGTTGCGGCCCCAGCCGCCGGTGATCGTGGTGGACAACGGTTCCACCGACCACACCGCGGCCGTGGCCAAGGCGGGCGGTGCCCAGCTGATCAGCCTGCCGGAGAACCTGGGCGCCGCCGCGCGCAACCTCGGCGTGGAAGCCGCGCGCACGCCCTATGTCGCGTTCAGCGACGACGACTCCTGGTGGGCGCCGGACGCGCTGGCCAAGGCCGAGTTGCTGTTCGACCGCCACGCGCGGCTCGGCCTGATCGCCGCGAAGACCCTGGTGGGGCCGGAAAACCGGCCGGACCCGGTGATCGAGCTGATGGCGGGCAGCCCGCTCGGCCGGGACGCGGGTACGCCCGGCCCGGCCGTGCTCGGCTTCCTCGCCTGCTCGGCGATCGTCCGCAAGCAGGCCTATGTGGACTGCGGCGGGTTCGACCCGCTGCTGCACTTCGGCGCGGAGGAGAAACTGCTGTCCTACGACCTCGCCGCCCGCGGCTGGCAGCTCTGCTACATCGAGGACATCGTGGCGCACCACCACCCGTCGCCGGTGCGCCTGCCCGCCGCGCACCGGCAGCGGCTGGAGGCACGCAACAACCTGCTCATCGCCTGGCTCCGGCGCGCGCCGAAGGACATCGTCACCGCCACGTTCTCGGCGCCACCCCGGGCGCTGGCCGGTGCCGTGCGACGGCTGCCGCGGGTGCTGCGGCAACGACGGCGCCTGCCACGAACGGTGGAAGCGCGGGTCCGGCTCCTGGAAGGAAGCGCATGA
- a CDS encoding alpha/beta fold hydrolase, whose amino-acid sequence MTCETGRPPLGRHHEVGGRKLAVYRSGEGGPAVVFLPGAGLVGLEFLNVHERAAELTTSVLYDRGGTGWSEAVELPRSAEEVATELRDLLRTAEIPAPYVLAGHSLGAFYARRYAQLFPGEVAGLLLLDPGHEDIFDYLPAEAAELNEEMSSDIPELTAEQLEQSRTALAELYAEWPRAVLEPLIENRLALWRTGLTETANFESELYGELRAGGALPDVPLIVFTAMGRNPYWAQFASEELDQKLHEGLHAMHAAMAASVPRGEHRTLDDAPHQYLQVKHADALAEAIGDLVGNSRRRGTGAGIDNLEV is encoded by the coding sequence GTGACCTGTGAAACCGGAAGACCGCCGCTCGGGCGGCACCACGAGGTCGGCGGGCGGAAGCTCGCCGTGTACCGCTCGGGGGAGGGCGGGCCCGCGGTGGTGTTCCTGCCGGGAGCGGGACTGGTCGGGCTGGAGTTCCTCAACGTGCACGAGCGCGCCGCGGAACTGACCACGAGCGTGCTCTACGACCGCGGTGGCACCGGCTGGAGCGAGGCGGTGGAGTTGCCGCGCAGTGCGGAAGAGGTCGCGACCGAACTGCGGGACCTGTTGCGCACGGCCGAAATCCCGGCGCCGTACGTGCTGGCCGGTCACTCGCTGGGTGCCTTCTACGCCCGCCGGTACGCGCAGTTGTTCCCCGGCGAGGTGGCCGGCTTGCTGCTGCTGGATCCCGGCCACGAGGACATTTTCGACTATCTGCCCGCCGAGGCCGCGGAACTGAACGAGGAGATGTCCTCGGACATCCCGGAATTGACCGCGGAACAACTGGAGCAGTCACGTACCGCACTCGCCGAGTTGTACGCCGAATGGCCGCGAGCCGTGCTGGAACCGTTGATCGAAAACCGCCTGGCGCTCTGGCGCACCGGTCTGACGGAGACGGCCAACTTCGAAAGCGAACTGTACGGCGAACTGCGGGCCGGGGGAGCGTTGCCGGACGTGCCGCTGATCGTGTTCACCGCGATGGGCCGCAACCCCTATTGGGCGCAGTTCGCTTCCGAAGAGCTCGATCAGAAACTGCACGAAGGCCTGCACGCGATGCACGCGGCGATGGCCGCTTCCGTGCCACGCGGCGAACATCGGACACTCGACGACGCGCCGCACCAGTACCTCCAGGTGAAGCACGCCGACGCGCTCGCCGAAGCGATCGGGGACCTCGTCGGCAATTCCAGGAGAAGAGGAACGGGGGCAGGAATTGATAATCTGGAGGTATGA